GCGGTTGCCAATGTATATCATCATATCCACGGATAAATGGCTGATGTGGGAAAGTGAAATTTTCAATTGCATGATAACACGGGAGAGAACCGTGATAAAGTGAAGCAACTGCTGCATAAGAGGAACAGCAGGAACAGGTACAAACAGGGGAACAAGCATCTGTTCCTGCATGAGGGCTTTGATTGGTTGCAGTTATTATTGTTGAAACGGCAGTTGGCGTGTCATGGAAATCCGCACACGGTATGAAAGCTAATGCCAGCATATAAACTGCCATCAATAAACTGAAAAAGGGCAGCCTGAATTTGAGCAATCTGTTTTCTTTCACTATAGTTTTTTTCCCGCAGTCAAATGTAAGTAATTTGATAGGAAGCTATGCTTCAGCGCACATTAGCTGGACAAACCTTGACACCGTGGTCCACGGTTAAGTTCATTCATTGATAATCATTTGAACGGTAATTTCTTCTGTGATTGCATGGTAAATTTGTCGTACACCTTAGCAGAAAAGCGTTGCCACAAGCTATTTATTTCAAATGTTTTTCAAAAAAAACCCTGCTGTGATTGATTCGCAGCAGGGTTTTTTAGGTTAGAAAAAGGGAATTAATTTCTTCTCCCACCCATAAAAATCATGATGTAATACACCAGTGTGGCAAGTGAGGAAAGCGCAGCCACCACATAGGTCATTGCTGCCCACCACAAACCATCCTTTGCTTTTTCACTATCGGCGCCGGCCATAAATCCGCTTTTGTTGATCCAGGCCAAACCACGACGGCTGGCATCAAATTCCACAGGCAAAGTGATGAAACTGAACAGGGTTGTCATTGCAAATAAAACAATGCCTACGAGTAAGAGTTGCGGAAATACACGCAAGGTTAAAATACCTGCGAGTAAAATCCATTGCATCCACTGCGATGAGAAGCTGACAACAGGAACAAGTTTTGAGCGTAAGTTCAGCCATGTATAAGCAGTTGCATGTTGAACAGCATGCCCGCATTCATGCGCGGCAATCATGGCAGCCATCACACTTCTTCCCTCAAATACCTCAGGGCTGAGGTTCACGGTTTTATCCATAGGATTATAATGGTCGGTGAGGTGCCCGGGTACAGAAGTAATTTTAACATCGTAAATGCCATTATCGCGAAGCATTTTCTCAGCTACGTCTGCACCACTCCAACCGTTAGGCGTAGGGTATTTACTGTATTCCGACATCTTAGAACGCAATCGTGCCTGAACAAGAAAGCCGACAAGCAGCAAACCGATCATGACAATGAAAAAGAGCATTTGCATAGTTGGTTAAAAGTTTGGTTTAGTAAACACAAAGATACCATTCCTTGTTCAATGGATTGATGGACGGTTTACAGTGCTTATTATTTTATGGAAGTTTCTTGCAGATCGAGCGCATTATTTCTGACTTGCCACGTGGAAAACAATATTTTGCCGCCTCTTGTAACCGGTGTTAAACTCATATATTTGCGCGAAACAGCATCAACCTTGGAAGGAATACAGTCACATATTGAAGCATTAATATTTGTTGCAGAGCAACCCATCTCCATTAAAGATTTACAGGAATGCCTGATTCGTTTAGTCGGATTGGAATTGAACAGGGAAGAAATTGAATCTCATGTGGAAGCATTGGTTCAGAAATACCACGATGGAGAATTTGCATTTGAGTTGGTACCCATTGCCGGAGGTTATCAGTTTCTGACCAAGCCCGCTTATCAGCCAACTGTAAGCGAGTTTTTAAAGAGCAAGTTGAATAAGCGGCTTTCTACTAACTCATTGGAAACGCTTGCCATTATTGCTTATAGGCAACCTATATCGAAGCCTGATATTGAGCGCATCCGTGGTGTTAACTGCGATTATACGATTCAAAAATTACTGGAGAAAGAACTGATTGCCATTGTGGGCAGAAGTGAAGAAGTCGGCAAGCCGTTATTATATGGCGTCAGCACTTTCTTCATGAATTATTTTGGTATCAATTCGGTAAATGACCTACCGAAATTAAGAGACCTCGAACAGCCAACAGATAATGTGATTGGTTCGCCCTCCGAAAATTGACACCACTTTTTTCTGCATTTAAAGATTTTATTGTTCGTCTTCATCCAAATAAGATGGGGTGAATGAGCTGAACAATTTCTGAGGTTTGAATTTTTTCTTCCACGTTTTCAATCATCGTCATTTTTTCAGTCACTTCATTAATGGCTTTTCCATTTCGCAAGGCTTCCGCATATGGAATATTGGAAAAAGAAACCATTTGGTAGGGTGATATGAAACGATCGGGATACGCGGAAGCAATCAGCTTCTCCATTTTTTTCTTGTGCAAAAAATGAGGATCAGCTACCAGGTCACGCATTTCGATAAAATTGTTCAGCGCCAGTTCAGCGATTGCATCGGCATTGGGTTTTCTAGATTGTTCAAAAGCCGGAAAAATCTTAGTCCAGTCATCCGAATACTTTTCCATTAAGCCGTTCAGAATGGTACAATCTTCAAAACCGCAATTCATGCCTTGTCCGAAAAAAGGAACGATTGCGTGGGCAGCATCTCCGATAAGGCAGGCCTTATCCTGATACGTCCAGGGGAAACAGCGAACGGTAACTATGGAAGAAGTCGGATTATTTTTAAAATCCTCTTTGTAAGTGGGCATCAGTGGAATTACATCTGCAAAATATTCCCGGAAAAAATTCTCCGTGTCCTGTTCTGTTTTGATTTCGGAAAAAGAAACCGGCCCATCAAACTGAAAGAATAATGTACAGGTGAAGCTACCGTCAAGATTCGGCAATGCAATCAGCATAAAATTTTTGCGCGGCCAGATATGCAGCGCATTTTTATACAACAGGTGCGAACCATCTTTTGCCGCGGGAATGGTCAACTCTTTGTAACCATGTTCAATATAGGATTGCGAAAGATTGAAACGATCGAGAAACTGCATGGTATGCCGCAAAGAAGAATACGCACCATCGGCGCCAAAAATAAGGTTGCTTTCCGCATAGGGTATAACGCTATGCGCATCAAATTTTACTTCCGGTTTTTCAAGATCGATGGTGTCTGCACGCTGATTGAAATGAATGTTGACTCCGGTTTGCTTTTCAGCGAGATCCATCAATGCCATATTCAGCGCTCCGCGGGAAACCGAATAAATAGCCTGCCCTTCTTTTCCATACGGCTGTTCGTTTTGCGTGCCGTCTACAGCATGTATCATCCTGCTGTGCATCGGAATCGCAATTTTTCGGATTTCCTCTTCAAGTCCGGCGGCTCTCAGCGCCTTCCAGCCACGATCGCTCAACGCGAGATTGATAGATCGGCCTGCCTGTATTTTTTCTTTGCGCATATCAGCACGGCGTTCATAAATAGTAACGGTGTGGTCGCGCTTTGCGAGTAATACTGCTAACAGTGAACCGACGAGCCCGGCGCCGAGGATGGTTATTTGTTTTGACATGGTATAAAGAAACGGAGATTTTAAGGATTGTGTTAATGGGTTAAGATTAATAAAGCTATTTTAGAAAAACTTTTTCTTCTACCAAGAATTTATTTTTCAGGAAATCTTACCCATTATCAAAAGTTTGCTGGAATGAAGTTAATTCTTCATGAT
The genomic region above belongs to Chitinophagaceae bacterium and contains:
- the scpB gene encoding SMC-Scp complex subunit ScpB — translated: MEGIQSHIEALIFVAEQPISIKDLQECLIRLVGLELNREEIESHVEALVQKYHDGEFAFELVPIAGGYQFLTKPAYQPTVSEFLKSKLNKRLSTNSLETLAIIAYRQPISKPDIERIRGVNCDYTIQKLLEKELIAIVGRSEEVGKPLLYGVSTFFMNYFGINSVNDLPKLRDLEQPTDNVIGSPSEN
- a CDS encoding FAD-dependent monooxygenase is translated as MSKQITILGAGLVGSLLAVLLAKRDHTVTIYERRADMRKEKIQAGRSINLALSDRGWKALRAAGLEEEIRKIAIPMHSRMIHAVDGTQNEQPYGKEGQAIYSVSRGALNMALMDLAEKQTGVNIHFNQRADTIDLEKPEVKFDAHSVIPYAESNLIFGADGAYSSLRHTMQFLDRFNLSQSYIEHGYKELTIPAAKDGSHLLYKNALHIWPRKNFMLIALPNLDGSFTCTLFFQFDGPVSFSEIKTEQDTENFFREYFADVIPLMPTYKEDFKNNPTSSIVTVRCFPWTYQDKACLIGDAAHAIVPFFGQGMNCGFEDCTILNGLMEKYSDDWTKIFPAFEQSRKPNADAIAELALNNFIEMRDLVADPHFLHKKKMEKLIASAYPDRFISPYQMVSFSNIPYAEALRNGKAINEVTEKMTMIENVEEKIQTSEIVQLIHPILFG
- a CDS encoding zinc metallopeptidase, giving the protein MQMLFFIVMIGLLLVGFLVQARLRSKMSEYSKYPTPNGWSGADVAEKMLRDNGIYDVKITSVPGHLTDHYNPMDKTVNLSPEVFEGRSVMAAMIAAHECGHAVQHATAYTWLNLRSKLVPVVSFSSQWMQWILLAGILTLRVFPQLLLVGIVLFAMTTLFSFITLPVEFDASRRGLAWINKSGFMAGADSEKAKDGLWWAAMTYVVAALSSLATLVYYIMIFMGGRRN